The Sorangiineae bacterium MSr11367 genome window below encodes:
- a CDS encoding cytochrome P450, which produces MLPPGPSSHPAVQAFRYLREPFAFLDDCAKRFGDKFTVRVPRRPPLVFINEPDAIKEIFAAPTDVVLTGEANASVGFTFGRHSLILLDGKRHERERRLLMPPFHGERMATYLEQIVHITERAMGPIRPGDTFSIRATMETITLDVILECVFGIGPGPRQERFRDLLRTFIKEGKTTPAYMHVLGMLFRDRAAFREFLATKVAPMTDVLPSVLRFLPTASVARCIRDLDRLLFDDIAVRRAKVTKGGVDVMSMLLAARYEDGRGLGDEELRDEMMTMLIAGHDTTATTLAFAVSKLLESPHVLEQVRDELARVVGARALTPELLRELKYLDATVKEVLRLYDPAPGFARVLAKPLRVGGYDLPAGVMVTTSTYLLHRDPRFWTNPHGFDPSRFLDRRVRPTQYVPFGGGSRTCLGMAFALYETKVVLAHLIHRTRLRAIPGPPLNLAIAGLIYGPSHDVPVILERRAA; this is translated from the coding sequence ATGCTTCCCCCTGGTCCTTCGTCACACCCGGCGGTGCAAGCCTTTCGCTATTTGCGTGAGCCGTTTGCATTCCTCGACGATTGCGCGAAGCGGTTCGGCGACAAGTTCACCGTTCGCGTTCCACGCCGTCCTCCCCTCGTTTTCATCAACGAGCCGGACGCGATCAAAGAGATCTTCGCCGCGCCGACCGACGTGGTGCTCACCGGGGAGGCCAACGCGTCCGTCGGCTTCACGTTTGGCCGCCACTCGCTGATCCTGCTCGATGGCAAGCGGCACGAGCGCGAGCGCCGCTTGCTCATGCCTCCCTTTCACGGCGAGCGCATGGCCACCTACCTCGAGCAGATCGTGCACATCACCGAGCGCGCGATGGGCCCGATTCGTCCGGGGGATACGTTCTCCATTCGTGCCACGATGGAGACGATCACGTTGGACGTCATCCTCGAGTGTGTCTTCGGCATCGGGCCCGGCCCCCGGCAAGAGCGATTCCGGGACCTGCTTCGCACGTTCATCAAAGAAGGAAAAACCACGCCAGCGTACATGCATGTCCTGGGCATGCTCTTTCGCGATCGCGCTGCGTTTCGCGAATTCCTCGCGACCAAGGTCGCGCCCATGACCGATGTCTTGCCCAGCGTTCTACGCTTCCTCCCGACGGCCAGCGTCGCGCGGTGCATCCGCGATCTCGACCGCCTCCTCTTCGACGACATTGCCGTGCGCCGTGCCAAAGTTACCAAGGGCGGTGTCGACGTCATGTCGATGCTGCTCGCCGCCCGCTACGAAGACGGCCGTGGCCTCGGCGACGAGGAGCTTCGCGACGAAATGATGACGATGCTTATTGCCGGTCACGATACGACGGCCACGACCTTGGCGTTTGCCGTGAGCAAGCTTCTCGAGAGCCCGCACGTGCTCGAGCAGGTGCGCGACGAGCTCGCGCGCGTCGTCGGCGCACGCGCGCTCACGCCCGAGCTCCTGCGCGAGCTGAAATACCTCGATGCCACCGTCAAGGAGGTGCTTCGCCTCTACGATCCTGCACCGGGTTTTGCTCGCGTGCTGGCCAAGCCGCTGCGCGTCGGCGGGTACGACTTGCCCGCCGGGGTGATGGTTACCACCTCGACGTACCTGCTCCACCGGGATCCGCGCTTTTGGACGAATCCTCACGGCTTCGATCCGTCGCGCTTTCTCGACCGGAGGGTGCGCCCCACGCAATACGTTCCCTTCGGTGGCGGCTCGCGCACGTGCCTTGGCATGGCCTTCGCGCTCTACGAGACGAAGGTCGTCCTCGCCCATTTGATCCATCGGACGAGGCTGCGCGCCATCCCGGGACCGCCGCTCAATCTGGCCATTGCCGGCTTGATCTACGGCCCATCGCACGACGTGCCCGTCATCCTCGAGCGACGCGCAGCCTAA
- a CDS encoding Rieske 2Fe-2S domain-containing protein, translating into MSFAASWYALARSSEIGTKPKRLTRFGKNLVAWRDRQGKPSVMGESCPHFGASLAAGHVDRDGCLVCPFHRWRFDAGGACVGIPGSNVIPPTAHRSPMVTAERYGLVWAWWGSAEPRFALPDFPQYDDAKARSVHEFAIRTPVPVIVANSYDARHFVEFHRTPAAAIRFRAETESGKALEPVGIDTDAWCGSNAVVELPDMSFGEALDSALAERSRGQFMTTLSTVMGTWLMMRTANMRTIRTEMHGWPTGHSTTTFIDEKPKYALLAAACPVDESQSMLFGVMTQSHKRGPIRDGLASLVSGAQFAQHVGADVAIMETLNFDARGVHVREDRATLEYLKLYDKFVGRVDPAWLEGWPYEGRHLSLARKGRNGVQRASSGL; encoded by the coding sequence ATGAGCTTTGCCGCAAGCTGGTACGCATTGGCCCGATCGTCGGAGATCGGTACGAAACCGAAGCGCCTGACGCGTTTTGGAAAAAATCTGGTCGCGTGGCGCGATCGCCAAGGCAAGCCGTCGGTAATGGGGGAGTCGTGCCCGCACTTCGGGGCGAGCCTCGCGGCCGGGCACGTCGATCGTGACGGCTGCTTGGTGTGCCCTTTTCACCGATGGCGTTTCGATGCGGGTGGTGCGTGCGTGGGCATTCCTGGCTCCAACGTGATCCCGCCCACGGCCCATCGCAGTCCGATGGTGACGGCCGAGCGCTACGGCCTCGTGTGGGCATGGTGGGGTAGCGCGGAGCCTCGGTTCGCGCTCCCAGATTTTCCCCAGTACGATGACGCGAAAGCGCGGTCGGTTCACGAGTTCGCGATTCGAACACCGGTACCGGTCATCGTGGCCAATTCGTACGACGCGCGTCACTTCGTCGAGTTCCATCGTACGCCGGCCGCGGCGATTCGGTTTCGCGCGGAGACCGAATCAGGCAAGGCCCTCGAGCCGGTGGGCATCGACACGGACGCGTGGTGCGGGTCGAACGCGGTGGTCGAGTTGCCGGATATGAGCTTTGGCGAAGCGCTCGATTCCGCCCTTGCGGAGCGCTCGCGCGGACAATTCATGACCACGCTTTCCACCGTGATGGGCACGTGGCTGATGATGCGTACGGCGAACATGCGCACCATTCGGACCGAGATGCATGGATGGCCCACCGGCCACTCCACGACGACATTCATCGACGAAAAACCTAAATACGCATTGCTGGCGGCGGCTTGTCCCGTGGATGAATCACAGAGCATGCTGTTCGGGGTGATGACCCAGTCGCACAAGCGCGGGCCCATCCGCGATGGCCTCGCGTCGCTCGTTTCCGGAGCGCAATTCGCGCAACACGTCGGCGCCGACGTTGCGATCATGGAAACGCTGAATTTCGACGCGCGCGGTGTGCACGTGCGCGAGGACCGCGCCACGCTCGAATACTTGAAGCTTTACGACAAGTTCGTGGGCCGTGTCGATCCCGCGTGGCTCGAAGGCTGGCCCTACGAGGGCCGCCACCTGTCCCTCGCACGCAAGGGACGCAACGGCGTGCAACGAGCGAGCAGCGGTCTCTGA
- a CDS encoding class I SAM-dependent methyltransferase, producing MPSVEYHRRRSGIESVADTALWIAGYRAMETERRDALFRDPLAAVLAGTRGRDIARSMPNARATAWGIALRTRAIDEFVLSAVHDRGVDTVLNLGAGLDTRPYRLDLPARLRWVEADFPDMIAFKEERLRARVPRCRLERRACDLSGAADRDSLFESVAEGSRCVLVITEGVIAYLTEEQAAELSRALLGQPRFRYWVQDVSTSSVMRRVRKRWAKQLEHHAPFRFFPSSDRWRRDPNKNEWVAFFEGQGWKTTKIRYSTEEGERLQRAMPLSWLLRLAGPVLGASKRNRIRTMSGYVMLQRKNDEERS from the coding sequence ATGCCCAGCGTCGAGTACCATCGGCGTCGCTCCGGCATCGAGAGCGTCGCCGACACGGCGTTGTGGATTGCCGGCTACCGCGCCATGGAGACCGAGCGCCGTGACGCCCTCTTTCGTGACCCGCTGGCGGCCGTCTTGGCAGGTACGCGGGGTCGCGACATCGCGCGCTCGATGCCCAATGCGCGGGCCACCGCGTGGGGGATCGCCCTGCGCACCCGCGCCATCGACGAATTCGTTCTGAGTGCGGTGCACGACCGCGGCGTCGATACGGTTCTCAATTTGGGTGCCGGTCTCGATACCCGCCCGTATCGCCTCGATCTTCCTGCGAGGCTGCGTTGGGTCGAGGCCGACTTCCCCGACATGATCGCCTTCAAGGAGGAGCGCCTCCGTGCGCGCGTGCCGCGATGCCGCCTCGAGCGGCGCGCCTGCGATCTGTCCGGCGCGGCCGATCGCGATTCGCTCTTCGAGAGCGTCGCGGAAGGCTCGCGGTGCGTGCTGGTCATCACGGAGGGGGTCATCGCCTATTTGACCGAGGAGCAGGCCGCGGAGCTCTCCCGCGCCCTTCTCGGGCAGCCGCGCTTTCGGTATTGGGTGCAGGACGTTTCGACGTCTTCCGTGATGCGAAGGGTTCGCAAACGGTGGGCAAAGCAGCTCGAGCACCATGCGCCGTTTCGGTTTTTTCCGAGCAGCGACCGTTGGCGGCGGGATCCCAACAAGAACGAGTGGGTGGCGTTCTTCGAGGGGCAGGGGTGGAAGACCACCAAGATTCGCTATTCGACGGAGGAAGGGGAGCGCTTGCAGAGGGCGATGCCGCTGTCGTGGCTCCTGCGGCTCGCCGGCCCGGTCCTCGGCGCCTCGAAGAGGAATCGGATTCGGACCATGTCCGGCTACGTGATGCTGCAGCGAAAGAACGACGAGGAGCGATCATGA
- a CDS encoding Rieske 2Fe-2S domain-containing protein has protein sequence MNHAASWYALARSSDIGTKPTRLLRFGERWVAWRDREGKAAVMGESCPHFGASLAGGHVDREGCLVCPFHRWRFDASGACVGIPGSDVIPATARRRPLVTVERYGILWGWWGSGEPQFSLPNVPEYDEPRGRSVLDFSINTTLPLVLANSYDARHLVETHRSAAVPRSRTHAEAEFTPEGIAPEAWCAAELELELSRQTLREAVALISAERSWYGFTTTLSGFLGTWVMTRFAGMRSIRARVNGWPTGHHVRGYVDGKPQYSLLTSGCPIDETRCLVLSVTLLTKRSGPVRDFMGTLFSNMQLRQAAATDAVIFDTLDLRARGVHVREDRPILEYLKLHERYVGRVDPAWLGERAPRRRSSHEGRRVHLVSSGEGA, from the coding sequence ATGAACCACGCCGCGAGTTGGTATGCATTGGCTCGGTCGTCCGACATCGGAACGAAGCCAACACGGTTGCTTCGCTTCGGGGAGCGCTGGGTGGCTTGGCGCGATCGCGAGGGAAAGGCCGCCGTCATGGGCGAATCGTGCCCTCACTTCGGTGCGAGCCTCGCGGGAGGCCATGTGGACCGCGAAGGCTGCTTGGTGTGCCCCTTTCACCGGTGGCGTTTCGATGCGTCGGGCGCGTGCGTGGGGATTCCAGGTTCGGACGTGATTCCCGCCACGGCGCGCCGCAGGCCACTGGTGACGGTGGAACGCTACGGCATTCTGTGGGGCTGGTGGGGAAGCGGAGAGCCGCAGTTCTCGCTCCCCAATGTTCCCGAATACGACGAGCCGCGTGGCCGGAGCGTGCTCGACTTCTCCATCAACACGACGCTTCCGCTGGTCTTGGCCAATAGCTACGACGCGCGGCACCTGGTCGAAACGCACCGCTCCGCCGCCGTGCCGCGGTCGCGGACGCATGCAGAGGCGGAGTTCACACCCGAGGGCATCGCACCGGAAGCCTGGTGCGCCGCCGAACTGGAACTCGAGCTTTCACGGCAGACGTTGCGGGAGGCGGTCGCGCTGATTTCCGCCGAGCGGTCGTGGTACGGATTCACGACGACCCTGAGTGGCTTTTTGGGCACGTGGGTCATGACGCGTTTTGCCGGAATGCGATCCATTCGGGCACGGGTGAACGGCTGGCCGACAGGGCACCACGTCCGCGGGTACGTGGACGGAAAGCCCCAGTATAGCCTGCTCACCTCGGGCTGCCCGATCGACGAAACGCGCTGCCTGGTGCTGAGCGTCACCCTCCTGACGAAGCGCTCCGGGCCCGTCCGCGACTTCATGGGCACCCTCTTTTCGAACATGCAATTGCGCCAGGCCGCGGCGACCGATGCCGTCATTTTCGATACGCTCGATCTTCGCGCGCGCGGCGTCCACGTGCGGGAGGACCGCCCGATCCTGGAGTATTTGAAGCTTCACGAACGTTACGTGGGCCGGGTGGATCCCGCGTGGCTCGGGGAGCGGGCGCCGCGGCGCCGCAGCTCGCACGAGGGTCGTCGGGTGCACCTCGTGTCCAGCGGCGAGGGCGCGTGA
- a CDS encoding polyprenyl synthetase family protein, giving the protein MTTNLAELPLSDSAAPTGLDQASSQASSHLGAIVKHFPKWAEKAETLTSIGGAVRDEVHRHVDPRYENPLDRMVQYAVGAPGKMLRGLMLVESCRAVGGDPQKVLPAAAGTEFGHLASLIHDDVIDRDETRRGRTAIWRKYGVDNAILVGDLFIFYAYHSLAQCRKTVGAERVVRVLEVLSQACVELCRGQAHEAQLAGVCSVSREEYMHMVRGKTGSLFRVAAESGAILGGGTDEQVAAVRDYAEWLGIAYQIIDDLLSYCGDDAVLLKPAKSDIKNRRITLPVVYALEMGSTRQQDILRSAFEEYNADAETLAANYGKVREVLERTGAITRAKSVALDLLDQALLRIGTLPQSEGRTCLQMIAHMATHRSR; this is encoded by the coding sequence ATGACGACGAATTTAGCCGAGTTGCCTTTGTCGGACAGCGCCGCACCGACGGGGCTCGACCAGGCATCGAGCCAGGCTTCGAGCCACCTTGGCGCCATCGTGAAGCATTTCCCCAAATGGGCCGAGAAGGCCGAGACACTCACCTCCATTGGTGGTGCGGTACGCGACGAGGTCCATCGCCACGTCGATCCGCGTTACGAGAATCCGCTGGACCGCATGGTGCAATACGCCGTGGGTGCGCCCGGGAAGATGCTGCGCGGGCTGATGCTCGTGGAATCGTGCAGGGCCGTGGGAGGAGATCCGCAGAAGGTCCTGCCGGCGGCAGCGGGAACCGAGTTCGGACACCTGGCCAGCTTGATCCACGACGACGTCATCGATCGCGACGAGACGCGGCGCGGCCGTACCGCCATCTGGCGCAAGTACGGTGTCGACAACGCGATCCTCGTGGGCGATCTGTTCATCTTCTACGCGTACCACTCGCTGGCGCAGTGCCGGAAGACCGTGGGGGCCGAGCGCGTGGTGCGGGTTCTCGAGGTGCTCTCGCAAGCATGCGTGGAGTTGTGTCGCGGCCAGGCGCACGAGGCGCAGCTTGCGGGCGTGTGCTCGGTATCGCGTGAAGAATACATGCACATGGTGCGGGGCAAGACGGGGAGCCTTTTTCGCGTGGCGGCCGAGAGCGGAGCGATCCTCGGGGGCGGCACGGACGAACAGGTGGCCGCGGTGCGCGACTACGCGGAGTGGCTCGGAATCGCCTATCAGATCATCGACGACCTTCTGTCGTACTGCGGAGACGACGCCGTTTTGCTCAAGCCGGCGAAAAGCGACATCAAGAATCGCCGGATCACACTGCCCGTGGTCTATGCGCTCGAAATGGGGTCGACGCGGCAGCAGGACATTCTTCGGAGTGCCTTCGAAGAATACAACGCGGATGCCGAGACGCTCGCGGCCAACTACGGCAAGGTTCGTGAGGTCCTCGAGAGGACGGGTGCGATCACCCGTGCGAAGAGCGTGGCGCTCGATCTGTTGGATCAGGCGCTGCTCCGCATCGGTACATTGCCGCAAAGCGAGGGGCGAACCTGCCTGCAGATGATCGCTCATATGGCCACGCATCGGAGTCGCTGA
- a CDS encoding UbiA family prenyltransferase — protein sequence MLGRKLMAHVETWRPYTSFYSGLLALASATLVHRGLPAPGKAALIFIVPTLGWLAGLYGCDYFDRELDAIQKAHRPIPSGRISPKEAFACMMGCMYLGLLGAAYLGFANVVLSGGCMAASVAYALIAKGRAIAGNIMRGIPAAFTVLFGFAAVDGLGRAGIVVLVFFLHDMTTNLVGAIRDVHGDREGGCITVPVRYGTNAAVRISIGLLLGWQLFAATLPLWAPMRLDYYVLYVPALLLAIAGIATVTRHPDDRRSALRAHECFVLERMVLSGALVAGGAGAPAAAMLTVPLVGIAHWAQVKLRARHEFGAGDTAVAPATSQVDVEGFIETALARLATDPRTPDMVRRWDRRCEIVLSDREFRTHFEARGGAIRRLDPDGFHASSLTPIGIRATAAVFEQVFVQRTLSMVGAYSRGLVQLACSPLDMLRLSRLFNLILAITEAHAPVTAVAPAKSVDALPDAKRPIVVADTTLRDGEQMPGVSFSPEQKVQLAEMLERVGVPLLEVGYPAVSEAEREAIRRIVDARRSASIQVISRPIAREIDLAGACGADSIALFVGTSDVHLRAKLRMSRDELCRMVETGVRHAKRYNVQVAFAPEDATRTDREFLQKICQIAIGAGAEVIGIPDTVGIMTPANMRKLVEELAAVLSVPIAVHCHDDFGLATANSLAAVEGGASAVQCSLGGIGERAGNAPLEEVACALELQLGRPTGLKLTELKPAANLLQAFLPFAMAPNKTIVGLNAFTHESGLHTGGIVRDPSTYEPFDPLLVGMNRRFVFGKHSGRAAISHVLAGANHTLAESDLDKVVLAVKRLGDEGRSLTEHELIQWVRNGGAQTGA from the coding sequence ATGCTCGGGCGCAAGCTGATGGCCCACGTCGAAACGTGGCGACCCTACACGTCGTTCTACTCGGGGCTCCTGGCACTCGCGAGCGCCACCCTGGTGCATCGCGGTTTGCCGGCGCCCGGGAAAGCCGCGTTGATCTTCATCGTGCCCACACTCGGATGGCTCGCCGGCCTTTATGGCTGCGATTATTTCGACCGAGAGCTCGATGCCATTCAAAAGGCACACCGGCCCATTCCGTCGGGGAGAATCTCTCCGAAGGAAGCCTTCGCGTGCATGATGGGCTGCATGTACCTCGGCCTCCTCGGGGCCGCGTACCTCGGTTTCGCGAACGTCGTTCTCTCCGGCGGATGCATGGCCGCGTCCGTGGCCTATGCGCTGATCGCAAAAGGGCGCGCCATCGCGGGCAACATCATGCGCGGCATTCCCGCAGCCTTCACCGTGCTCTTCGGCTTTGCAGCCGTCGATGGCCTAGGCCGCGCAGGGATCGTGGTGCTCGTGTTTTTCCTCCACGACATGACGACGAACCTGGTCGGCGCCATCCGCGACGTGCACGGAGACCGCGAGGGCGGCTGCATCACCGTGCCAGTCCGTTACGGGACCAACGCCGCGGTGCGCATCAGCATCGGGCTGCTCCTCGGCTGGCAGCTCTTCGCCGCGACCTTGCCGCTCTGGGCGCCGATGCGGCTCGATTACTACGTACTCTACGTACCCGCGCTGCTGCTCGCCATCGCCGGCATCGCGACGGTGACGCGCCATCCCGACGATCGCCGGAGTGCGCTTCGGGCCCACGAGTGCTTCGTGCTGGAGCGGATGGTGCTCTCGGGCGCGCTGGTTGCGGGGGGTGCCGGTGCCCCCGCCGCCGCCATGCTCACCGTGCCGCTGGTGGGGATCGCGCACTGGGCACAAGTGAAGCTCCGCGCGCGCCACGAATTTGGAGCCGGCGACACGGCCGTCGCCCCAGCGACCTCCCAGGTCGATGTCGAGGGCTTCATCGAGACCGCCCTCGCCCGCCTCGCCACCGATCCGCGCACCCCGGACATGGTGCGGCGTTGGGATCGCCGCTGCGAGATCGTCTTGAGCGATCGGGAATTTCGCACGCATTTTGAAGCACGCGGCGGCGCAATCCGGCGTTTGGATCCCGACGGGTTCCACGCGAGCTCTTTGACCCCCATCGGGATCCGAGCGACCGCCGCCGTGTTCGAACAAGTGTTCGTCCAGCGCACCCTGTCGATGGTGGGCGCGTACAGCCGGGGTCTCGTTCAACTGGCGTGCTCGCCGCTCGACATGTTGCGACTGAGTCGGCTGTTCAACTTGATCCTGGCCATCACCGAAGCACACGCCCCGGTCACCGCCGTCGCGCCCGCAAAATCGGTCGACGCCCTACCCGACGCCAAGCGCCCGATCGTCGTGGCCGATACCACGCTCCGGGACGGCGAGCAGATGCCCGGCGTGAGCTTCTCCCCGGAGCAAAAAGTCCAACTTGCAGAAATGCTCGAGCGCGTCGGCGTGCCCCTGCTCGAGGTCGGATACCCCGCCGTGTCCGAGGCAGAGCGCGAAGCAATTCGCCGCATCGTCGACGCGCGGAGGAGCGCGTCCATCCAGGTCATCAGCCGGCCCATCGCCCGCGAGATCGACCTCGCGGGTGCATGCGGCGCGGATTCCATCGCCCTGTTCGTGGGCACGTCGGACGTTCACCTTCGTGCAAAGCTCCGGATGTCGCGTGACGAGCTTTGCAGAATGGTCGAAACGGGCGTGCGCCATGCCAAGCGTTACAATGTGCAGGTCGCATTCGCGCCAGAAGACGCAACGCGCACCGATCGAGAATTTCTCCAGAAGATTTGTCAGATTGCCATCGGTGCAGGCGCGGAGGTCATTGGCATTCCCGATACCGTCGGCATCATGACCCCGGCGAACATGCGCAAGCTCGTCGAGGAGCTCGCCGCGGTATTGTCCGTTCCGATCGCCGTGCATTGCCACGATGATTTCGGCCTCGCCACCGCCAATTCCCTGGCGGCGGTGGAGGGCGGCGCATCGGCCGTTCAATGCTCTTTGGGAGGAATTGGCGAGCGCGCCGGGAACGCGCCCCTCGAGGAGGTGGCCTGCGCCCTCGAGTTGCAACTCGGCCGCCCGACGGGGCTGAAGCTCACGGAGCTGAAACCGGCGGCCAATCTTCTTCAAGCCTTCCTGCCCTTCGCGATGGCGCCCAACAAGACCATCGTGGGGCTGAACGCGTTCACCCACGAGAGTGGACTTCATACCGGGGGCATCGTCCGCGATCCGTCGACGTACGAGCCCTTCGATCCCCTGCTCGTCGGAATGAACCGGCGCTTCGTATTTGGCAAGCACTCGGGTCGGGCCGCCATTTCCCACGTGCTCGCCGGGGCAAACCACACCCTCGCCGAGTCGGATCTGGACAAGGTGGTGCTGGCGGTGAAACGCCTGGGCGACGAAGGACGGAGTCTCACCGAACATGAATTGATCCAATGGGTCCGAAACGGGGGCGCGCAGACGGGAGCATGA
- a CDS encoding FAD-dependent monooxygenase, which translates to MSANDEDCDVVICGGGVGGLALAVALGRLGYRVIVLERRRTETRVHRGEFLQPHTIQIFHEWDTLPLLMERGALPIRGMDNLDANGTWLGTLNYELLPPPFNHGLVHDYHEIKRVLFDTAKRATDIRLGAQATELLRDGCGRTTGVRIAIDGSEHTVRARLVVAADGMASRIREAAGMAGTPIAYGHQLMALDLENVTSLEPRNLGFVTDDGVRVLYPMPGNRARLYVQIRQGEFKSIREMGMARWKDRLLGVAPGLRIVGDHFPRDLKHAQVLGAWRFCAPTWVVPGLALLGDAAHCVHPIAGQGMNTAIADAFELSRALARYAAGTMPSRDAVDRALEAYDTIRRPRFMHTARLCHYMSVYCTSQSSILRRAVQYIARSNRENRRLQYIVAYNVSGLGVRRFTWRDRLYQFGLRSDPNARDIGLG; encoded by the coding sequence ATGAGCGCGAACGACGAAGACTGCGACGTGGTGATCTGCGGCGGCGGCGTGGGCGGGCTTGCCCTGGCCGTCGCGCTGGGACGCCTCGGCTACCGCGTTATCGTGCTCGAGCGGCGGCGAACCGAAACGCGCGTGCACCGGGGCGAGTTCTTACAGCCGCATACGATCCAGATTTTTCACGAGTGGGACACGCTGCCGCTTCTCATGGAGCGCGGCGCCCTCCCCATCCGCGGCATGGACAATCTGGACGCGAACGGAACATGGCTCGGTACGTTGAATTACGAGCTTCTTCCGCCCCCCTTCAACCATGGGCTCGTGCACGACTATCACGAGATCAAACGGGTTCTATTCGACACCGCAAAGCGAGCGACGGACATTCGACTGGGTGCCCAAGCGACCGAGCTTCTGCGCGATGGCTGCGGCCGCACCACCGGGGTTCGTATCGCGATCGATGGATCAGAGCACACGGTCCGCGCGCGCCTGGTGGTGGCGGCCGACGGAATGGCATCCCGGATCCGAGAGGCCGCGGGAATGGCCGGGACGCCCATCGCCTATGGCCACCAGTTGATGGCCCTCGATCTGGAAAACGTCACCTCGCTCGAACCGCGCAATCTCGGTTTCGTGACCGACGACGGAGTCCGCGTTCTGTACCCCATGCCAGGGAATCGCGCGCGCCTCTACGTTCAGATCCGCCAGGGGGAGTTCAAATCGATTCGAGAAATGGGCATGGCGCGCTGGAAGGATCGGCTCCTCGGGGTGGCGCCGGGATTGCGCATCGTGGGGGATCATTTTCCGCGCGATTTGAAGCACGCTCAAGTCCTCGGCGCATGGCGTTTCTGCGCACCGACGTGGGTCGTACCCGGCCTCGCGTTGCTTGGCGACGCCGCCCATTGCGTTCATCCCATTGCGGGTCAAGGTATGAACACGGCCATCGCCGATGCGTTCGAGCTGTCCCGGGCACTCGCCCGGTACGCCGCGGGAACCATGCCATCCCGCGACGCCGTGGATCGCGCGCTCGAAGCGTACGACACCATCCGGCGGCCTCGGTTCATGCATACGGCGAGACTCTGCCACTACATGTCCGTGTATTGCACGTCGCAATCCTCGATTTTGCGGAGGGCCGTCCAATACATCGCCCGCTCGAACCGCGAGAATCGAAGGCTCCAATACATCGTTGCCTACAACGTATCGGGGTTGGGCGTGCGGCGATTCACCTGGAGGGACCGGCTTTATCAATTTGGGCTTCGCTCGGACCCGAACGCACGAGACATCGGGCTGGGGTGA
- a CDS encoding ubiquinone biosynthesis protein COQ4, which translates to MAMTTIQSDGYDSVQEMVETYPLWKRFVLGVRTLRVIADDPHDSNSVQLFSMCVNANGYSDLSRRFEESEGGRRLLRERPVLDGTTMDFDALAALPEGTLGHQLAHVFRSQNLKTFMMPKQVRTKVEFVAQRMLQTHDIWHVVADYRMDLIGELELQGFLLGQHPLLGHLMASVLGVPYVVFVGARRPFDPPVAGAPARLGMREVYNRWTAAYARGKAARFGMALPWEDYWSTPLEAIREELGLTKKPARAPAVA; encoded by the coding sequence ATGGCGATGACGACGATTCAATCGGACGGCTACGACAGCGTCCAGGAGATGGTAGAGACGTATCCTTTGTGGAAGCGGTTCGTGCTGGGCGTGCGCACGCTCCGCGTGATCGCGGACGATCCGCATGATTCGAATTCCGTGCAGCTCTTTTCGATGTGCGTCAACGCCAACGGATACAGCGATTTGTCCCGGCGCTTCGAAGAGAGCGAAGGTGGCCGGCGATTGCTTCGTGAGCGGCCCGTGCTCGACGGGACGACCATGGATTTCGATGCCCTCGCCGCCTTGCCCGAGGGGACACTGGGGCACCAGCTCGCCCATGTCTTCAGGTCGCAAAATCTGAAAACCTTCATGATGCCGAAACAGGTTCGGACGAAGGTCGAATTCGTTGCGCAACGCATGCTTCAAACCCACGACATCTGGCATGTCGTGGCCGATTACCGCATGGATCTCATCGGGGAGCTCGAATTGCAGGGCTTCCTCTTGGGCCAGCACCCCCTTTTGGGGCATTTGATGGCCAGCGTCCTCGGCGTGCCGTACGTGGTGTTCGTCGGCGCTCGCCGGCCGTTCGATCCGCCGGTGGCGGGCGCGCCGGCGCGATTGGGCATGCGGGAGGTCTACAACCGATGGACAGCAGCCTACGCCCGTGGAAAGGCCGCACGGTTCGGGATGGCGCTGCCGTGGGAAGATTATTGGAGCACGCCATTGGAAGCCATCCGTGAGGAGCTCGGGCTGACGAAGAAGCCCGCAAGAGCCCCCGCGGTGGCATGA